A single window of Providencia alcalifaciens DNA harbors:
- the ftnA gene encoding non-heme ferritin, with protein MLKADMIEALNKQLNLEFFSANLYLQMSAWCSDKGFEGAAAFLKAHSQEEMEHMQRLFNYLSDTGALPRLGAIAAPPENFDSIADVFNKTYEHEQLITSEINKLAHLAMTTHDYSTFNFLQWYVAEQHEEEKLFKSVLDKLGMVGESGKSLFLLDKDLKGLAAAAHV; from the coding sequence ATGTTAAAAGCTGACATGATTGAAGCGTTAAATAAACAACTGAATCTTGAGTTTTTCTCCGCTAATCTGTATTTGCAAATGAGCGCTTGGTGTAGTGATAAAGGTTTTGAAGGTGCAGCGGCATTTTTGAAAGCACACTCACAAGAAGAAATGGAGCATATGCAGCGTTTATTTAATTACCTTAGCGATACTGGCGCATTACCACGCTTAGGCGCGATTGCTGCACCACCAGAAAATTTTGACTCTATCGCTGATGTGTTCAATAAAACGTACGAACATGAACAATTAATTACTTCAGAAATCAATAAACTCGCACATTTAGCAATGACAACCCATGATTACTCAACATTCAACTTCTTGCAATGGTATGTTGCAGAGCAGCATGAAGAAGAGAAACTGTTCAAATCTGTACTGGATAAATTGGGCATGGTGGGTGAGTCTGGTAAATCATTATTCCTGCTGGATAAAGATCTGAAAGGTTTAGCGGCAGCTGCACACGTTTAA
- a CDS encoding DNA polymerase III subunit theta, which produces MSRNLATLPKEEMDKINVDLLASGVAFKERYNIPIIPEAVEREQPEHLRDYFRERLVYYRQLSMNFARMPYEPRNR; this is translated from the coding sequence ATGAGCCGTAATCTTGCCACCCTCCCAAAAGAAGAGATGGACAAAATTAACGTTGACCTGCTGGCTTCCGGTGTTGCTTTCAAGGAACGTTATAATATCCCCATTATTCCTGAGGCCGTCGAACGTGAGCAGCCTGAACATTTGCGGGATTATTTTCGTGAAAGGCTGGTCTACTATCGTCAGTTATCGATGAATTTTGCTCGTATGCCCTACGAGCCAAGAAATCGCTAA
- the yebF gene encoding protein YebF translates to MNVNKKMAVVLGSCALVLSSFAFSANKEEGKAAAFVSCGNLTEPQIAAQVKNDFMNNRLPRWADEKAAVGKKAVAWINDSEVTKTEDGYSLPLVVRGSKSDLHYRVAVNCKNNTITYNTSK, encoded by the coding sequence ATGAATGTTAATAAAAAAATGGCAGTGGTTTTAGGCAGTTGTGCGCTTGTATTAAGTTCGTTTGCATTCAGTGCTAACAAGGAAGAAGGTAAAGCAGCTGCATTTGTGAGTTGTGGTAATCTTACTGAGCCACAAATTGCGGCACAGGTTAAAAATGATTTTATGAATAACCGGTTACCACGTTGGGCTGATGAAAAAGCGGCCGTGGGTAAAAAAGCGGTTGCATGGATCAACGACAGTGAAGTAACGAAGACTGAAGATGGCTACTCGCTGCCTTTAGTGGTTAGAGGGTCGAAATCCGATCTGCATTACCGTGTTGCAGTGAATTGTAAAAACAATACCATCACCTATAACACCAGCAAATAA
- a CDS encoding YoaH family protein: MFSGMPALSHAEQQEAVERIHQLMAEGMSSGEAIALVAQEIRENHQGKEQIVARFDDEN, encoded by the coding sequence ATGTTTTCAGGTATGCCAGCACTTTCCCACGCAGAGCAACAAGAAGCGGTTGAACGCATTCACCAACTGATGGCAGAAGGCATGAGCAGCGGAGAAGCTATTGCGCTGGTTGCTCAAGAAATTAGGGAAAACCATCAAGGTAAAGAGCAAATTGTTGCTCGATTTGATGACGAAAATTAA